One segment of Stappia sp. 28M-7 DNA contains the following:
- a CDS encoding cupin domain-containing protein — MTAAEIISMLGLTPHPEGGHYRETFRDSETDAAGRARSTAIYYLLEAGELSAWHRVDAVEIWHWHAGGPLALTISENGHDARALHLGNDLAAGQRPQGIVPAGAWQTAESLGRWTLVGCTVAPGFEFAGFEMAPPDWRPVPRG; from the coding sequence ATGACCGCCGCCGAGATCATCTCGATGCTCGGCCTCACGCCGCATCCCGAAGGCGGGCACTACCGGGAGACGTTCCGCGACAGCGAGACGGATGCCGCGGGCCGTGCCCGGTCGACCGCCATCTACTACCTGCTGGAAGCGGGCGAGCTCTCGGCCTGGCACCGGGTGGATGCGGTCGAGATCTGGCACTGGCATGCCGGCGGGCCGCTCGCCCTGACCATTTCGGAAAACGGGCACGACGCCCGCGCCCTGCATCTGGGGAACGACCTTGCCGCCGGCCAACGGCCGCAAGGGATCGTGCCGGCCGGCGCCTGGCAGACGGCCGAAAGCCTTGGCCGCTGGACCCTGGTCGGCTGCACGGTGGCGCCCGGCTTCGAGTTTGCCGGCTTCGAGATGGCGCCTCCCGACTGGCGCCCTGTTCCGCGCGGCTGA
- a CDS encoding argininosuccinate synthase, whose product MAHKDIKKVVLAYSGGLDTSIILKWLQTEYGCEVVTFTADLGQGEELEPARNKAELLGIKEIHIDDLREEFIRDFVFPMFRANAVYEGVYLLGTSIARPLISKRLIEIAHETGADAIAHGATGKGNDQVRFELSAYALDPDIKVIAPWRDWTFKSRTDLIEFAEQHQIPVPKDKRGEAPFSVDANMLHSSSEGKVLEDPWEEPPAYVYQRTVDPMEAPDVPTEITIGFEKGDAVSLNGEKLSPATLFAKLNEYGRENGIGRLDLVENRFVGMKSRGVYETPGGTILLTAHRAIESITLDRGASHLKDELMPRYAELIYNGFWFSPEREMLQAAIDKSQEKVAGEVRLKLYKGNVIVVGRQSPYSLYSEELVTFEDDRGAYDQKDAAGFIRLNALRLRTLAKRDRLK is encoded by the coding sequence ATGGCACACAAAGACATCAAGAAGGTGGTGCTCGCCTATTCCGGCGGCCTCGATACCTCGATCATCCTGAAGTGGCTGCAGACCGAATACGGCTGCGAGGTGGTGACCTTCACCGCCGACCTCGGCCAGGGCGAGGAACTGGAGCCGGCACGCAACAAGGCAGAGCTGCTCGGCATCAAGGAAATCCACATCGACGATTTGCGCGAGGAATTCATCCGCGACTTCGTCTTCCCGATGTTCCGTGCCAATGCGGTCTACGAGGGCGTCTACCTGCTCGGCACCTCAATCGCCCGTCCGCTGATCTCCAAGCGGCTGATCGAGATCGCCCACGAGACCGGCGCCGACGCGATCGCCCATGGCGCCACCGGCAAGGGCAACGATCAGGTCCGCTTCGAGCTGTCCGCCTATGCGCTTGACCCGGACATCAAGGTCATCGCGCCGTGGCGCGACTGGACGTTCAAGTCCCGGACCGACCTCATCGAGTTCGCCGAGCAGCACCAGATCCCGGTGCCGAAGGACAAGCGCGGCGAGGCACCGTTCTCGGTCGACGCCAACATGCTGCACTCGTCGTCCGAGGGTAAGGTCCTCGAGGACCCGTGGGAAGAGCCGCCGGCATATGTCTACCAGCGCACCGTCGATCCGATGGAAGCGCCGGACGTCCCGACCGAGATCACCATCGGCTTCGAGAAGGGCGACGCCGTGTCGCTCAACGGCGAGAAGCTGTCGCCGGCAACCCTCTTCGCCAAGCTGAACGAGTATGGCCGCGAAAACGGCATCGGCCGCCTCGACCTCGTCGAGAACCGCTTCGTCGGCATGAAGTCGCGCGGCGTCTACGAGACGCCGGGCGGCACGATCCTGCTCACCGCCCACCGGGCGATCGAGTCGATCACTCTCGACCGCGGCGCCAGCCACCTGAAGGACGAGCTGATGCCGCGCTATGCGGAGCTCATCTACAACGGCTTCTGGTTCTCTCCGGAGCGCGAGATGCTGCAGGCCGCCATCGATAAGAGCCAGGAAAAGGTCGCCGGCGAGGTCCGCCTCAAGCTCTACAAGGGTAACGTCATCGTCGTCGGTCGCCAGTCGCCCTACTCGCTCTACTCCGAGGAGCTGGTGACGTTCGAGGACGATCGCGGCGCCTATGACCAGAAGGACGCGGCAGGCTTCATCCGCCTGAACGCCCTGCGCCTGCGGACCCTGGCCAAGCGCGACCGTCTGAAGTGA